Below is a genomic region from Paenibacillus rhizovicinus.
GGAAGAAAAAAGCGGTTTTGTTCCGTACATCTCCAATGCAAGCGCTTTTCTCCGCTTTCTTAGGCGCTCAGCGCCGATTTCTACTTTTGACAAAAGGCCGTTCAGCATGGAAAATCAGTAAGGCCGCGGTTTACAAAAAATAGATACCTCGGCGAAGGTTTAAAAAACTAGAGAAAATATGACAAAAATGGGGTCTCAAGGGGGTAGTAAAAAATAATGATTAACACCATCATTATTTTGTTTCAAATTTTTCTGGCTTTCGTAGGGGTTTATCAATTCACGATTTCCCTGTTCGGCATCGTCAGAAAACGCAAAACCGCTCAGCATAAGCCGCAAAAATCGTTTGCCGTCCTCGTAGCCGCGCACAATGAAGCCCAAGTGGTCGGGGCGCTCGTCGAGAACTTGCAAAAACTGGATTACCCGAAAGAACTTTACGATATCTTCGTCATTTGCGACAACTGCACGGACAACACGGCCGAAATCGTACGCGGCTACGGCGTCCAAGCATGCGAACGCAAGAACCCGCATCTGCGCGGGAAAGGCCATGCGATCGAGTGGATGCTGAAGGAATTGTGGGCGATGCCGCGCCAATACGACGCCATCGTGATGTTCGACGCCGACAACCTCGTAGGCAACGACTTCCTTGTTCATATGAACAACGATCTGTGCGAAGGCCATAAAGTCATCCAAGGGTACCTGGATACGAAGAATCCAACGGATTCCTGGGTTACGGCTTCTTATGCCATCACGTATTGGTACTGCAACCGGCTGTGGCAGCTGTCCCGCCGCAACCTGAACATGGCCAATTACCTTGGCGGCACGGGGATGTGCTTCGATACCGAGCTCATGAAAGAAATGGGCTGGGGGGCGACGAGCCTTGTCGAGGATTTGGAGTTCTCCATGCGCTGCGTGAAGCGCGGCATTCATCCTGTGTTGAATTACGACGCGAAGGTATACGACGAGAAGCCGCTCACGTTCAAGGCCTCGGCCCGCCAGCGTCTGCGCTGGATGCAAGGTCACTTCACCGTCGCGCGGAGCTACTTCTTCCCGCTGCTCTGGCAGAGCATCAAGGAGCGCAGCTTCGTCAAGTTCGACGCGGCGCTGTATTCCATCTCGGTATACAATACGTTCCTCGGTTTCCTCGTCACGGCGCTGCTGTACATGGATAACCTGATTCCGGCGGACAACGTGTTCGCATCGATTTATTACTACCTGCCTAGCTGGGTTGCGATCGTAGCCATTACGGCAACGGTCGTCATGTTCCCGCTCGTCATGATGCTCGAAGGCATCAAGTCGTGGAAAATGTACGCGCACTTGTTCTCGATGGTGTTCTTCCAACTGTCCTGGCTGCCGATCACGTTCTACGCGTTCTTCACGCAGAACAACAAGCAATGGAGCCACACGCAGCATACGCGCGTGCTTCGTCTTGAAGAGGTGCAGAGCAAGCAGGTGTAGCGTTTTGAGGCTTGCTTGAATCGACTTGGGCGATCGGCGAAGCATCGAGATTGCGAATGAGAACGACTTTGGTGCGGAGCACCACGGGAGCGGTCATCGCAATCTCGATACGAAGCCGGTATACGCCATGGCGTTACAAAATGCGGCCTCCACAAAGAGGTTGACTGTAGGCAATGAACTATGCTATATTATTTCGGTAACGTGTCTTGAAACGATAATTTCACGTTTTACGCACAAGCAGAGGCGCCCGCTTCTCACCTATTCGGCTGCGGCTGAACGGTTTGCGATCGATGATTAAGAACAGGCTGTCAGCCATGCGCTGATTAGGAAGCCTTTAATCTTGGTTATTGGAATGCGGGTCCCGAGCGGATCCGCATTTTTTGCTTTTGCTGGGAAGATCAGATCAGTAAGTATGAGGATTACGCGTTCTTTTCTGATCTTTTTGAGAGAAGGCGACTTCTCGATTCATAAACTTTGGAGGTGGCAGGTTATTAGCAGGGAACATCAAATCAATGATGAGATTCGGGCGAGAGAAGTCCGCGTCGTAGGCGCCGAAGGCGAGCAGATCGGCATCAAGCTTTTCCGTGAAGCACTGCAAATGGCAATCGATTTGAACATGGACCTCGTGAACGTTGCACCGACAGCGAAACCGCCGGTGTGCCGCATCATGGACTATGGCAAATTCCGTTATGAGCAGCAGAAGAAAGAGAAGGAAGCCCGCAAGAACCAGAAGATCGTTGACACCAAGGAAGTTTGGTTCCGTGCGAACATCGACGAGAACGACTACCAAACCAAATTCCGTAATGTCGTGAAATTCCTAGGCGAAGGCGATAAAGTGAAATGTTCCGTCCGTTTCCGCGGTCGTGAAATTACGCATGCTTCCGTCGGCCAGAAGATTTTGGACCGGCTTGCAAACGAAGTGTCCGATTTGTGCGTCATGGAGCGCGTGCCGAAGCTTGAAGGCCGCAGCATGATCATGATTCTGGCTCCGAAAACGACTAACTAACATTCTTTGAGGAGGAACACCACATGCCTAAAATGAAAACGCACAGCAGCTTGAAAGACCGCTTCAAAATTACGGGTACAGGTAAAGTAATGCGTTATAAAGCTTACAAAAACCACTTGCTGTCGGGCAAATCCGCTCGTCAAAAACGCGTTCTGGCTACAAACCCAGTTATGGCTCCTGGCGACGTAAAACGCCTGGCTCAAGGTCTTGCAAACATCAAAGGTTAATTCATAATTTCAATTAATTACTCGGGAGGTTTCTACTCATGGCAAGAGTTAAAGGCGGATTCGTCCGCGCACGTCGTCGTAAAAGAATTTTGAAACTAGCAAAAGGTTATTTCGGTTCCAAGCATCGCCTGTTTAAAACAGCTAAAGAGCAAGTAATGAAATCTTTGCTGTACGCATACCGTGACCGTCGTCAACACAAACGCGACATCCGCAAACTGTGGATCGTTCGTATCAACGCGGCAGCTCGCCAAAACGGCCTGTCCTACAGCAAATTCATGTTCGGCTTGAAACAAGCCGGCGTTGAAGTCAACCGTAAAGTACTGGCTGACCTCGCCGTGAACGATATCAACTCGTTCAACGCATTTGCTAACCTTGCAAAAGAAAAAGTAAACGCGTAGTTTACTGAAGCTATAGATGAAGAAGCGCTCTCCTTCGCGGAGGGCGTTTTTTTGTGCGATCCGTGCGGTTCGAGAGAGGCGGAGGCGCTGTCGAACTGGATACATTCGGTTCGGAAACGTACAATAGCAGGGAGAGGAAAGAAAGGTGGTTATCGGATGAGTGCTTCTATAAATAAGCTGCAAGCCTATATGGACGACAATGGCATCGACGCGATGCTGATTACCGAGCCGAAGCATGTGTATTATCTGACGGGATTCGCTTCGGATCCCCATGAGCGGTTTCTTGGCATGCTGCTGCCTCGAGGGAAAGAAGCGTTCCTGCTTGTGCCCGCGCTCGATTATGAGGCGGCTCACGCGGCGGCGTCGGTTAAGCATATCCATACCCATTCGGATACCGACGACGCCTATGCGATCCTTCGCGGCCTTATGCCGGACGGCGTTCGCTCGTTAGGCATCGAGAAGGACCATCTAAGCGTCAGCAGGTTCGAGACGCTCCGCGCGGCAATCGGCGCCGAAGTGTACGCGGATATCGGCATGCCGCTGCGGGAGATGCGCGTGACCAAGTCTCCCGAGGAAGCGGAACGCATGCGAAACGCGGTCCGCATCGTGGAAGAAGTGCTGCAGGCGGGAGCTGCCTTGGTGAAGCCCGGCGTCACGGAAATCGAGCTTGTCGCCGAGCTCGAATACCAGATGAAGAAGAGAGGCGCGCAAGGACCTTCGTTCGATACGCTCGTATTGGCCGGCGCGAAATCCGCGATGCCGCACGGCATGCCGGACCGAACGGCTGTACGGGAAGGGGAATTGCTGCTGTTTGACCTTGGCGTGTTCGCGGACGGATATGCATCCGACATAACAAGGACATTCGCCGTCGGCCAGATTACGGACGAGATGAAGCGAATCTATGCCGCCGTGCTTGAAGGGAATCTGCGGGCGATCGAAGCGGTTCGTCCGGGAGCCTCGTTCGGCAGCTTGGATCGCGCGGCCCGCGAATCGATCGCGGCCGCAGGATTCGGCCCGCAATTCAATCACCGGCTCGGACACGGGCTCGGCCTCGATATTCACGAATATCCGTCGGTGCACGGGAACAACTTGGAACTGCTGCGCGAAGGGATGACGTTTACGATCGAACCCGGCGTCTATGTGTCCGGGCTCGGCGGCGTGCGCATCGAGGATGACGTACTCGTGACCGCGAGCGGCGTCGAGGTGCTGACGAATTATCCGAAAACCTTGACGGTGATCGGCTAAGGGGAAGACGTGCCATTACGGCAAAGGCATATTGGCTACTGGCATATTGGCTCTTGGTTACTGGTTACTGGTTATTGGTTATATCGCAGCGACAAAGGCGCAGCTTCCTGGTACTCAGGAGCTGCGCCTTTGTCGCTTGAAAAAGAAGAATCGGCTTGGCGAAGCCGATTTGTACGGAGGCTTCTATAAGGGAAGGCGCTACGATTTGGTGTATTGTACTAGGGACATCGGTACAATCGAAATCTTCTGCTAGTGAATAGAGTATAGGACAACGCCGTTTTACCTTTCGAGGCAAATGTCGGGCAAGTACATTTGCCGTATTAGGCAAACACAAGCAATGGAAGTACATTTCATGAGGAGGAAATCCTATGCCACGCGTTACAAAAGAACAAGCGCAAAAGCTGGTCGGAAAAACCATCTATGCGGTTCGCAAAGACGGTTCGGTCGTGACGGGCAAGCTCGTTCGGATGCACCAAAATCAGCTGCAGCTGGTTCCCGTCGTTAAAGGCAAAGAAGTACAGACGAGAGCGATCATTCCGCTCGTCTTGTTCGATCTGCTGGCAATCGGCTTGTTCGCCGGCGGCGGTTTCGGCTTCGGCGGTTTCGGTCCTGGCTTCGGTCCCGGCTTCGGCGGCCCTGGTTTCGGTCCTGGCTTCGGCGGTCCCGGTTTCGGCGGCCCCGGCTTTGGCCCCGGTCCCGGTTTCGACGGCGGCTGCTGCTGCCAGCCCGGCCCCGGCTTCGTGAATACGCCGTTCTTCTAAACGGCGCCGCATGCGGTCAAGAACGGCCGAGCGTTCAATCGGCCGAGCGGAAGCAAGCGCAGGCCGACACCATCAAGCTGGCTACAGCAGCAGGCCGACACCATCAAGCTGGCTACAGCAGCGATTTCAACATCTCGTAGCAGCGCAAATCCGAATAGTAGCGGACAGTCTGAAAGCCCAGTCTGGCATAGAGCCGCTGGGCTCTTGGATTTCCGTGGTCCACGAACAGCCTGGCGAGTTTCACGCCTCGTTCCCTGCCCTGCGCTTCGGCATGGTTCATGAGCGATGTGCCGATTTGTTTGCCGCGGTGCTGCGGATGTACGACCAGCAGGTCGTAGAGAAGCACGTCGTCGCGGATATAATAATGGATATAGCCCATGGGCGTGCTTCTCTTGGTCCGGGAATAAACGAGCGAGACGCCGTCGTTCATGCGTTTAGGCAGCTCGCGTATCGTTTGGGCATCCCGGGGCGATGCTGTATGGGAGAGAGGGATCAGCTCTTGTTTGATCAGGCGGATGATTTCCGTATCGTCCGTTCGCGCCCGGCGTGCTCGAATCATAAGGCATCCCGCTTTCTTTGGTCGAATGGTGCTATATTCTATGTCGCTGCCGCGGACTGCGCGCACGCTGCCGGAGAGCGTACATAAGTTTTTCTCGGAATGCTCATCCTTCTTCTTGACGTATGGAATCGCAGAGCATATAATAAGCGATAAGTTAAGAAGAACAGTGGTGCCGTATTCGGCAGCAAGTTCATCTTTAATAAAGTGATCGGCTATGAAGAGGACGAAGTGTTAAGGGCCCTTTTGCTCCAGAGAGCGTACGGAACTGCTGAAACCGACGCCAAAATCCCTTTCCAACGAGCTCACCTCGGAGCTGTTTTCCTGAAAAGTTGCGCCGACAAGCGT
It encodes:
- a CDS encoding M24 family metallopeptidase, with product MSASINKLQAYMDDNGIDAMLITEPKHVYYLTGFASDPHERFLGMLLPRGKEAFLLVPALDYEAAHAAASVKHIHTHSDTDDAYAILRGLMPDGVRSLGIEKDHLSVSRFETLRAAIGAEVYADIGMPLREMRVTKSPEEAERMRNAVRIVEEVLQAGAALVKPGVTEIELVAELEYQMKKRGAQGPSFDTLVLAGAKSAMPHGMPDRTAVREGELLLFDLGVFADGYASDITRTFAVGQITDEMKRIYAAVLEGNLRAIEAVRPGASFGSLDRAARESIAAAGFGPQFNHRLGHGLGLDIHEYPSVHGNNLELLREGMTFTIEPGVYVSGLGGVRIEDDVLVTASGVEVLTNYPKTLTVIG
- the infC gene encoding translation initiation factor IF-3, translating into MRITRSFLIFLREGDFSIHKLWRWQVISREHQINDEIRAREVRVVGAEGEQIGIKLFREALQMAIDLNMDLVNVAPTAKPPVCRIMDYGKFRYEQQKKEKEARKNQKIVDTKEVWFRANIDENDYQTKFRNVVKFLGEGDKVKCSVRFRGREITHASVGQKILDRLANEVSDLCVMERVPKLEGRSMIMILAPKTTN
- the rplT gene encoding 50S ribosomal protein L20, translated to MARVKGGFVRARRRKRILKLAKGYFGSKHRLFKTAKEQVMKSLLYAYRDRRQHKRDIRKLWIVRINAAARQNGLSYSKFMFGLKQAGVEVNRKVLADLAVNDINSFNAFANLAKEKVNA
- the rpmI gene encoding 50S ribosomal protein L35; translated protein: MPKMKTHSSLKDRFKITGTGKVMRYKAYKNHLLSGKSARQKRVLATNPVMAPGDVKRLAQGLANIKG
- a CDS encoding GNAT family N-acetyltransferase, whose product is MIRARRARTDDTEIIRLIKQELIPLSHTASPRDAQTIRELPKRMNDGVSLVYSRTKRSTPMGYIHYYIRDDVLLYDLLVVHPQHRGKQIGTSLMNHAEAQGRERGVKLARLFVDHGNPRAQRLYARLGFQTVRYYSDLRCYEMLKSLL
- a CDS encoding glycosyltransferase family 2 protein, which gives rise to MINTIIILFQIFLAFVGVYQFTISLFGIVRKRKTAQHKPQKSFAVLVAAHNEAQVVGALVENLQKLDYPKELYDIFVICDNCTDNTAEIVRGYGVQACERKNPHLRGKGHAIEWMLKELWAMPRQYDAIVMFDADNLVGNDFLVHMNNDLCEGHKVIQGYLDTKNPTDSWVTASYAITYWYCNRLWQLSRRNLNMANYLGGTGMCFDTELMKEMGWGATSLVEDLEFSMRCVKRGIHPVLNYDAKVYDEKPLTFKASARQRLRWMQGHFTVARSYFFPLLWQSIKERSFVKFDAALYSISVYNTFLGFLVTALLYMDNLIPADNVFASIYYYLPSWVAIVAITATVVMFPLVMMLEGIKSWKMYAHLFSMVFFQLSWLPITFYAFFTQNNKQWSHTQHTRVLRLEEVQSKQV